The Aquila chrysaetos chrysaetos chromosome 16, bAquChr1.4, whole genome shotgun sequence genome has a segment encoding these proteins:
- the LOC115351824 gene encoding olfactory receptor 4S2-like, producing the protein MENKNNVTEFILHGLTQDKTVAKVCFSLFLVFYATIIVGNLLIVITIKTSEQLNSPMYFFLSYLSVVDISYSTVTAPKLIYDLLVEKKTISFVGCIAQLFAGHFFGCTEIFLLTVMAYDRCVAICKPLHYTSTVNKHVCGWLVAASWVGGFVHSVVQTLLAIQLPFCGPNEIDHYFCDVHPLLKLACTDTYIIGVSVAANSGVISLSCFVVLVVSYAVILVSLRTRSSEGRLKALYTCTSHITVVVLFFGPCIFIYMRPSTTFSADKMVSVFYTVVTPMLNPLIYTLRNEEVKNAMKKLWSRKVKRSEK; encoded by the coding sequence ATGGAGAACAAAAACAATGTGACGGAGTTCATCCTCCATGGACTGACACAAGATAAGACAGTAGCGAAAGTGTGCTTCTCATTATTCTTAGTCTTCTATGCCACTATAATTGTTGGAAACCTGCTTATCGTCATTACTATAAAGACAAGTGAACAGCTGAACTCtcccatgtacttcttcctgAGCTACTTGTCTGTTGTAGACATCAGTTACTCTACTGTCACAGCTCCCAAACTCATTTATGACCTTCTTGTTGAGAAGAAGACCATCTCTTTTGTGGGCTGCATAGCTCAACTATTTGCAGGCCATTTCTTTGGGTGCACTGAGATCTTCCTTCTCACAGTGATGGCCTATGATCGTTGCGTTGCTATATGCAAGCCGCTTCATTACACAAGTACTGTTAACAAGCATGTCTGTGGCTGGCTGGTGGCAGCTTCTTGGGTGGGAGGCTTTGTACACTCAGTGGTGCAGACCCTGTTGGCTATTCAGCTGCCGTTTTGTGGGCCCAATGAGATCGACCACTATTTCTGTGATGTTCACCCTTTACTGAAGCTGGCCTGCACTGACACCTACATCATTGGTGTCAGTGTGGCTGCCAATAGTGGTGTGATTTCCCTGAgctgttttgttgttcttgttgtGTCCTATGCTGTTATCTTGGTTTCTTTGAGGACACGCTCTTCCGAAGGGCGTCTCAAAGCACTCTATACATGTACTTCCCACATCACTGTTGTAGTTCTGTTctttgggccatgcattttcATCTATATGCGCCCTTCCACCACCTTCTCAGCAGACAAGATGGTCTCTGTGTTCTACACTGTTGTCACGCCTATGCTTAATCCCTTGATCTACACCCTCCGAAATGAAGAGGTGaaaaatgccatgaaaaagTTGTGGAGCAGAAAA
- the LOC115351614 gene encoding olfactory receptor 4S2-like has translation MENASSVKEFILLGLSEDQGVQKTCFVMFLFFYIVIVAGNLLIIVTVISSQRLNSPMYFFLCYLSFVDICYSSVTAPKMIADFLVENKTISFVGCIAQLFGVHFFGCTEIFILTVMAYDRYIAICRPLHYTTLMTRRACGRLVIGSWVGGFLHSIVQTLLTTQLPFCGPNTIDHYFCDVHPLLQLACTNTYPVGIIVVANSGMIALSCFFILVTSYVVILVSLKSQTSEGRHKALSTCGSHITVVILFFGPCTFTYIRPSSNLSEDKSVAVFYTVITPMLNPLIYTLRNEEVKSAMRKLWSRKLGNEKGKV, from the coding sequence ATGGAGAATGCAAGCAGTGTGAAAGAATTCATTCTTCTGGGCCTCTCAGAGGATCAAGGGGtgcagaaaacatgttttgtgatgtttctgttcttctatATAGTTATTGTGGCAGGAAATCTGCTCATTATTGTCACTGTAATTAGCAGTCAACGTCTGAACTCCCCCatgtatttcttcctctgctacCTGTCCTTTGTAGATATCTGTTACTCTTCCGTCACAGCTCCCAAAATGATTGCCGACTTCCttgttgaaaataaaaccatctcCTTTGTGGGTTGCATAGCACAGCTGTTTGGGGTACATTTCTTTGGCTGCACAGAGATCTTCATCCTCACGGTGATGGCGTATGATCGCTATATTGCCATCTGCAGACCTCTCCACTACACCACCCTCATGACCAGGCGTGCGTGTGGCCGGTTGGTGATCGGCTCGTGGGTAGGAGGCTTTCTGCACTCCATAGTGCAGACTCTTCTCACCACTCAGCTGCCCTTCTGTGGCCCTAACACAATTGACCACTACTTCTGTGATGTCCATCCCCTGCTACAACTGGCCTGTACCAACACCTATCCTGTGGGCATCATTGTTGTTGCCAACAGCGGAATGATAGCTCTGAGCTGTTTCTTCATCCTGGTCACGTCCTATGTTGTCATCCTGGTTTCCTTGAAAAGTCAAACATCCGAAGGGCGGCACAAGGCCCTCTCCACCTGTGGGTCCCACATCACTGTGGTGATTCTGTTCTTCGGGCCGTGCACGTTCACCTACATACGTCCGTCCAGCAATCTGTCGGAGGACAAGAGCGTGGCAGTGTTTTATACTGTCATCACGCCCATGCTGAACCCACTCATCTACACGCTAAGAAATGAGGAGGTGAAGAGTGCCATGAGAAAACTGTGGAGTAGAAAAttgggaaatgaaaaaggaaaggtgtAG